A part of Melittangium boletus DSM 14713 genomic DNA contains:
- a CDS encoding DUF6881 domain-containing protein, producing the protein MRYSAVRWLHPGQDFPVLLLSEHDDAGWEQRKVDVYRDGRVGFADAQEAHETQLACVRIPGLDDVAKEMAFDPTVLTREEFEHHWARRKSGGTDYWKSVLRSHGRTPGP; encoded by the coding sequence ATGAGGTATTCAGCGGTCAGGTGGTTGCACCCGGGCCAGGACTTCCCCGTCCTGCTGTTGAGCGAGCACGACGACGCCGGCTGGGAGCAGCGAAAAGTCGACGTCTACCGGGATGGCCGGGTGGGCTTCGCGGATGCGCAAGAGGCCCATGAGACGCAACTGGCCTGTGTGCGCATCCCGGGGTTGGACGATGTGGCCAAGGAAATGGCCTTCGATCCCACGGTGCTCACGCGCGAGGAGTTCGAGCACCACTGGGCGCGGCGCAAGTCGGGCGGCACCGATTACTGGAAGTCCGTCCTGAGGTCCCACGGGAGAACCCCCGGGC